The Leishmania donovani BPK282A1 complete genome, chromosome 9 genome includes a region encoding these proteins:
- a CDS encoding paraflagellar rod component, putative, producing the protein MNGSAIIPPTYPSRDVQNVENHRAVAAVAELAENGLTIADNFVTYAEGRLPPLAVNGERISEAVAKLHERYRHERPAGWDEARFMGECEQRVTPEEIEDLCTRPALDASAFANTLYQLTDKDLPRGRYLVLKDSLNAIKLHAPKSSVVNLPETLAALHEIQHVDPTEEIKDELSEMDTQQHKYAAQVDEAQAVYDTALSHGDVVEVERAHRHLIAARYEYLVSYVKRLHFLSSTEEDSEVVHFGERLQRLREDAEDAVKAFSDDKHAIKSAVRADLERCEESRAREAATHEAAKAAFQHQKQKMEASLSSVVEHKVQLVNEILEKAAELRKVMEQQRAMTQDVVKAVQEEAKRVTAHEEFVTIGDQHLQRLRRCLEYCHGCEPVIREMEKYVKNMVEKLPQEDAEKALNSIIDHEADEFLKAYRAFVFVCGELTVKKTHRLDTLERQARLAQHNRDSSMDSLDPNYKHYREELAEVLAQAQAVEGVINALHATQDAGEQVFESVEELVLTSCERAEKPFVHPLQEFGHESVAARTRFVNRSMKYVEGEEQEVFQKKARIAEAKALVEQEQEALERGVSAAAIAAPAAASLNAADGTVPAPAQIEA; encoded by the coding sequence ATGAACGGCAGCGCGATTATTCCGCCCACGTACCCGTCACGGGACGTGCAGAATGTCGAGAATcaccgcgccgtcgctgccgtagCCGAGCTCGCGGAAAATGGCCTGACCATCGCCGACAACTTCGTCACGTACGCGGAAGGCCGcctgccaccgctggcggTCAACGGCGAGCGCATTTCGGAAGCCGTCGCGAAGCTGCATGAGCGCTACCGTCACGAGCGCCCTGCTGGCTGGGATGAGGCGCGCTTCATGGGGGAGTGCGAACAGCGCGTGACCCCGGAGGAGATCGAAGACCTGTGCACGCGTCCGGCACTGGACGCGAGCGCCTTCGCAAACACCTTGTACCAGCTGACCGACAAGGATCTGCCGCGGGGTCGCTACCTCGTGTTGAAGGACAGTCTTAACGCCATCAAGCTGCATGCCCCCAAAAGCTCCGTCGTCAACCTTCCCGAGAcactggcggcgctgcatgAAATCCAACATGTGGACCCCACCGAGGAGATCAAGGATGAGCTGTCGGAGATGGATACGCAGCAACACAAGtacgcggcgcaggtggaCGAGGCCCAGGCCGTCTACGACACCGCCCTCAGCcacggcgacgtcgtggaggtggagcgggcccaccgccacctcatCGCGGCTCGCTACGAGTACCTCGTCTCCTACGTGAAGCGCCTCCATTTTCTCAGCTCCACAGAGGAGGACAGCGAAGTGGTGCACTTTGGTGAGCGCCTGCAGAGGCTGcgcgaggacgccgaggatGCCGTGAAGGCCTTCAGCGACGACAAGCATGCCATCAAGTCTGCAGTAAGGGCGGATCTGGAGAGGTGCGAAgagtcgcgcgcgcgcgaggccGCCACGCacgaggcggcgaaggctgCCTTCCAGCATCAGAAGCAGAAGATGGAGGCGTCGCTCAGCTCCGTTGTGGAGCATAAGGTGCAGTTAGTGAACGAAATACTAGAGAaagcggcggagctgcggaaggtgatggagcagcagcgggccaTGACGCAGGATGTGGTGAAGGCCGTCCAGGAAGAGGCGAAGCGCGTGACGGCGCACGAGGAGTTCGTCACTATAGGGGaccagcacctgcagcggctgcggcggtgccttGAGTACTGCCATGGATGCGAGCCTGTAATCCGTGAGATGGAGAAGTACGTAAAGAACATGGTGGAAAAGCTGCCCCAGGAGGACGCGGAGAAGGCTCTCAACTCGATCATTGACCACGAGGCTGACGAGTTCCTCAAGGCATACCGGGCGtttgtgttcgtgtgtggAGAGCTCACCGTGAAGAAGACGCACCGCCTCGACACGCTGGAGCGCCAGGCCCGGCTTGCGCAGCATAACCGAGACAGCTCCATGGACAGTCTCGACCCCAACTACAAGCACTACCGCGAGGAactggcggaggtgctggcgcaggcgcaggcggtggagggTGTCATTAACGCCCTGCACGCCACGCAGGACGCCGGTGAACAGGTGTTCGAGTCTGTCGAGGAGCTAGTGCTGACCTCGTGTGAGCGCGCCGAGAAGCCGTTCGTGCACCCGCTGCAGGAGTTCGGCCACGAGTCCGTCGCGGCCCGCACCCGCTTCGTGAATCGCTCGATGAAGTACGTCGAAGGTGAAGAGCAGGAGGTCTTCCAGAAGAAGGCACGCATCGCGGAGGCCAAGGCTCTCgtggagcaggagcaggaggcgctggagcgcggtgtcagcgcggctgccatcgccgccccTGCGGCAGCTTCACTAAATGCGGCGGACGGCACCGTccctgcgccggcgcagatCGAGGCGTAA
- a CDS encoding histone H2B, which produces MASSRSAPRKASNPHKSHRKPKRTWNVYVGRSLKAINAQMSMSHRTMKIVNSYVNDVMERICTEAASIVRANKKRTLGAREVQTAVRIVLPAELAKHAMAEGTKAVSSASR; this is translated from the coding sequence ATGGCCTCTTCTCGCTCTGCTCCCCGCAAGGCTTCCAACCCGCACAAGTCGCACCGTAAGCCTAAGCGCACGTGGAACGTGTACGTGGGCCGCTCGCTGAAGGCGATCAACGCCCAGATGTCGATGTCGCACCGCACGATGAAGATCGTGAACTCGTACGTGAACGACGTGATGGAGCGCATCTGCACTGAGGCCGCGTCGATTGTTCGCGCGAACAAGAAGCGCACGCTGGGTGCGCGCGAGgtgcagacggcggtgcgtattgtgctgccggcggagctCGCGAAGCACGCCATGGCTGAGGGCACGAAGGCCGTGTCGAGCGCGTCGCGTTGA